A window of the Campylobacter massiliensis genome harbors these coding sequences:
- a CDS encoding cytochrome c3 family protein, with translation MKISKKVLALIILVSGIIGFLVVLPVHYALEETSGEKFCVVCHEMDPMVIAYSNDVHSGKGKSGVRAKCVDCHIPHDNLAKYVLVKARNGLMEGYIHFFKDPEAIDWHKNREKREHFVFDNGCVSCHTNLVDNKLTSAQAQKMHAHYQSLLNTDKQLTCASCHAEVGHSGLNNMLNYWKPEYKIYEKKAAIKKEEIKKAYFGEDYVGAKVGNKEDNATKK, from the coding sequence ATGAAAATTTCAAAGAAAGTACTAGCGCTTATTATATTAGTAAGCGGCATTATAGGATTTTTAGTCGTACTTCCCGTGCATTACGCCCTAGAAGAAACTAGCGGAGAGAAGTTTTGCGTAGTGTGCCACGAGATGGATCCTATGGTTATAGCTTATAGTAACGACGTTCACAGCGGCAAAGGCAAAAGCGGAGTAAGGGCTAAATGCGTAGACTGCCACATACCTCATGATAACCTAGCTAAATACGTCTTAGTTAAAGCCAGAAACGGACTAATGGAGGGATATATTCATTTCTTTAAAGATCCGGAGGCTATAGACTGGCATAAAAACAGAGAGAAAAGAGAGCACTTCGTATTTGATAACGGTTGCGTTAGCTGCCATACGAATTTGGTGGATAATAAGCTAACCTCAGCCCAAGCCCAAAAGATGCACGCTCACTATCAAAGCTTGCTAAATACGGATAAGCAACTAACCTGCGCTAGCTGTCACGCCGAGGTAGGCCACAGCGGGCTAAACAATATGCTAAACTACTGGAAGCCTGAATACAAAATCTACGAAAAGAAAGCCGCAATCAAAAAAGAAGAGATAAAGAAGGCATATTTTGGGGAGGATTATGTAGGGGCGAAGGTGGGAAACAAAGAAGACAATGCCACCAAAAAGTAG
- a CDS encoding response regulator transcription factor, which produces MKKILLVSDDAQMQINLNAALYRFNIRIVRFENLSELKEDYYNGNRYIFYVIDVKTKDLANFESVKFLRDNGSLTPVMILVDKAIPALYKKIYYAKYDDFMVKPFLPEEFLFRVFRNCRILLGSKFELKNGAIYDKNSLTLHINGTNIMLGKKEGLFLEILAKNAPHVVTIQELEWSIYKDEEVSSDRLRSLVRQLRAKLPFELIKTVRSIGYSLEE; this is translated from the coding sequence ATGAAGAAAATTTTGCTCGTTAGCGACGACGCCCAGATGCAAATAAATCTCAACGCCGCGCTTTACCGCTTTAACATCCGCATAGTTCGCTTTGAAAATTTAAGCGAGCTAAAAGAGGATTACTACAACGGCAACCGCTACATCTTTTACGTTATCGACGTAAAGACGAAGGATCTGGCGAATTTCGAGTCAGTCAAATTTCTGCGAGATAACGGGAGCCTAACTCCCGTTATGATCCTTGTAGACAAGGCAATACCAGCGCTTTATAAGAAAATTTACTACGCCAAATACGACGATTTTATGGTTAAGCCGTTTTTGCCGGAGGAGTTTTTGTTTCGGGTATTTAGAAACTGCCGAATTTTGCTCGGAAGCAAATTTGAGCTAAAAAACGGCGCTATCTACGACAAAAACAGTCTCACGCTGCACATAAACGGCACAAATATAATGCTCGGCAAAAAAGAGGGATTGTTTTTAGAAATTTTAGCTAAAAACGCCCCGCACGTAGTAACGATCCAAGAGCTTGAGTGGAGTATCTATAAGGACGAAGAGGTCTCGTCCGATCGCCTGCGCTCGCTCGTGCGCCAACTACGTGCGAAACTACCCTTTGAGCTAATCAAAACCGTGCGCAGTATCGGGTATAGTTTGGAGGAGTAG
- a CDS encoding MerR family transcriptional regulator, translated as MLVASNNTNTTPLPTLQSLADEWMTPEQLEAEIGLNIPTQERMRMRKRQLSDKNPLPFSKFGRVIRYSRKRINEWLLNNEQKG; from the coding sequence ATGTTAGTCGCTTCAAACAATACAAACACCACACCACTACCAACATTACAAAGTTTAGCCGATGAATGGATGACCCCTGAGCAATTAGAGGCAGAAATCGGCTTAAACATACCAACCCAAGAGCGTATGCGCATGAGGAAACGACAGCTAAGCGATAAAAACCCATTACCGTTTAGTAAATTTGGCAGAGTGATACGATACAGTAGAAAAAGAATTAATGAGTGGCTATTAAATAACGAACAAAAGGGATAA
- a CDS encoding flavocytochrome c, with product MQEQMSRRDLLKLGMAGAGALALGAVNAQASALNAKDVKFDEEWDVIIIGSGFAGLAAGLKAAQKGSKVLILEKMGRIGGNSVINGGGMAVANNPVQAKTNIKDSKELFIADCLKAGLGINHTELLETLVDRGMDAYNFLVENGVQFKEHCAHFGGHTVARSLLTTNDSGSGYIQPMLEKFEALKDKGCELRRRAKFDDFVLDDSGRVVGVTIREEYRFDDKLYSDDLENTSGTKKTLKANKGIVLAAGGFCRDKAFRKLQDPRIPDDVDSTNHPGATAGALLKAFEIGAYPVQVDWIQFGPWASPDEKGFGTAPILTQQGTFKYGIAVDIRTGKRFMNELADRKTRADAEFKILREKPGAYPITFADTKMAFKDLSEEIIQKGMGSGKIVGECATLDDIAKKYGVPADALKETVKKYNEGVKAKKDEFGKQESALSEINEAGPFYVIRLSPKPHHTMGGLKINAKAEVISSKTNKPIPGLFAAGEITGGTHGASRLGTVAITDCIVFGMIAGEKI from the coding sequence ATGCAAGAGCAAATGTCAAGACGCGACTTGTTAAAGCTAGGTATGGCTGGTGCGGGCGCGCTCGCGCTAGGCGCGGTAAATGCGCAAGCAAGCGCGTTAAACGCAAAAGACGTCAAATTTGACGAAGAGTGGGACGTGATCATCATCGGCTCGGGCTTTGCGGGACTTGCGGCAGGCTTAAAAGCGGCACAAAAAGGCAGCAAGGTGCTAATCCTTGAAAAAATGGGTCGCATCGGCGGCAACTCCGTAATCAACGGCGGCGGCATGGCGGTCGCAAACAACCCAGTGCAAGCAAAAACCAACATCAAAGATAGCAAAGAGCTATTCATTGCCGACTGTCTAAAAGCCGGTCTTGGCATCAACCACACCGAGCTTTTGGAGACATTAGTCGATCGCGGTATGGACGCGTATAACTTCCTTGTTGAAAACGGCGTTCAGTTTAAAGAGCACTGCGCGCACTTTGGCGGTCACACGGTCGCTCGCTCGCTACTAACTACAAACGACTCGGGTTCAGGCTATATCCAGCCGATGCTTGAAAAATTCGAAGCGCTAAAAGACAAAGGCTGCGAGCTTCGCCGCCGCGCCAAATTTGACGACTTCGTGCTAGACGACAGCGGCCGCGTCGTGGGCGTAACGATCAGAGAAGAGTATAGATTCGACGATAAGCTTTACAGCGACGACCTAGAAAACACGAGCGGCACGAAAAAAACGTTAAAGGCAAACAAAGGCATAGTTTTGGCAGCCGGCGGATTTTGCCGCGATAAGGCGTTTAGAAAGCTTCAAGATCCTAGGATTCCGGACGACGTGGATAGCACGAACCACCCGGGAGCGACCGCGGGCGCGCTACTAAAAGCATTTGAAATCGGCGCGTATCCGGTGCAAGTAGACTGGATCCAGTTTGGTCCGTGGGCGAGCCCGGACGAAAAGGGCTTTGGCACCGCTCCGATTTTGACGCAGCAAGGCACCTTCAAATACGGCATCGCGGTCGATATTCGCACCGGCAAGCGCTTTATGAACGAGCTAGCCGACCGCAAAACCCGCGCGGACGCCGAGTTTAAAATTTTACGTGAAAAACCGGGCGCGTACCCGATAACTTTCGCCGACACTAAAATGGCGTTTAAAGACCTAAGCGAAGAGATCATCCAAAAAGGCATGGGTAGCGGCAAGATAGTTGGCGAGTGCGCTACGCTCGATGATATCGCTAAAAAATACGGCGTACCTGCCGACGCGCTAAAAGAAACCGTCAAAAAATATAACGAAGGCGTCAAGGCTAAAAAAGACGAATTTGGCAAACAAGAAAGCGCGCTTAGCGAGATCAACGAAGCTGGACCGTTCTACGTCATCCGCCTATCGCCGAAGCCTCATCACACCATGGGCGGCCTAAAGATCAATGCCAAAGCCGAGGTCATCTCAAGTAAGACAAACAAACCGATCCCCGGCCTCTTTGCTGCGGGCGAGATCACAGGCGGTACGCACGGCGCGAGCAGGCTTGGCACGGTTGCGATAACCGATTGTATAGTTTTCGGAATGATAGCCGGAGAAAAAATCTAG
- a CDS encoding tyrosine-type recombinase/integrase — protein MANVSRNYLTDRDIRKLDPKDKEYIKAVGAPKELYVSINPSGLKSFFIRLKDKKRKKLKDFRPGIYSVEEARKDALGILNNLEQGKSLESLDRKSSKYIFGNLANEWLNQKKAITLESYYVKIKSRLDTYILPSLSTKDVKDIKASDLKSLLTPIFNPNNPNKSRLETIHRIIGYLKDIFKTPCRDGYISLDPTQYLSEDFPTARLFNKKNGIDTRHPAPIDDDLIKEFIQDLKNNNTVELNTKRAIYLQILTGNRAGNTAEAKWEDIDMENGIWTIRPIEMKMRETHHVFLNTYALKILEEQFRYSQNSIYVFPSIQAETGHIASGTINKAIKNMGHKNKYKGLATAHGFRSTFRTICTLNKADLLKHGVTEEAIEASLAHKEKNQIKEHYQRKMAKDDVRAKLMQWYGDHLNSIENLGI, from the coding sequence ATGGCTAATGTTTCAAGAAACTATTTAACAGATCGGGATATAAGAAAACTTGACCCAAAAGACAAAGAGTATATTAAGGCCGTAGGAGCTCCGAAAGAACTATACGTCTCCATTAACCCAAGCGGTCTTAAAAGTTTTTTCATTAGGCTAAAAGATAAGAAACGAAAAAAACTAAAAGACTTTAGACCTGGCATTTATAGCGTAGAAGAGGCAAGAAAAGACGCATTAGGTATATTGAATAACCTAGAGCAGGGCAAGAGCTTAGAAAGTCTTGATCGCAAAAGCAGTAAGTATATTTTTGGCAATTTAGCCAATGAGTGGCTAAATCAAAAAAAAGCTATAACCCTTGAAAGTTACTATGTAAAAATCAAAAGCCGCTTAGATACGTATATACTACCCTCGCTATCTACCAAAGACGTAAAAGATATAAAGGCGTCGGACTTAAAATCTTTATTAACGCCGATCTTTAATCCCAACAACCCCAACAAATCAAGACTCGAGACGATCCATAGAATAATAGGATATTTGAAAGATATTTTTAAAACGCCTTGTAGAGACGGTTATATTTCTCTTGATCCGACGCAGTATTTGAGTGAAGATTTTCCAACGGCTAGATTGTTTAATAAGAAAAATGGAATTGACACGAGGCATCCTGCGCCAATAGATGACGATTTAATAAAAGAGTTTATCCAAGATTTAAAAAACAATAACACCGTTGAGCTTAATACAAAGCGGGCTATCTACCTGCAAATACTTACAGGCAATAGAGCCGGGAATACGGCGGAGGCCAAATGGGAAGATATTGATATGGAAAACGGGATTTGGACCATACGACCTATTGAAATGAAAATGAGAGAAACCCACCATGTATTTTTGAACACTTATGCCCTTAAAATTTTAGAAGAGCAGTTTAGGTATAGTCAGAATAGTATATATGTTTTTCCTAGTATACAAGCGGAAACGGGTCATATTGCAAGCGGAACTATAAATAAAGCGATAAAGAATATGGGGCACAAAAATAAATACAAAGGGCTAGCAACGGCGCATGGCTTTAGATCGACGTTTAGGACGATTTGCACTTTAAACAAGGCGGATTTGCTGAAGCATGGCGTAACGGAAGAGGCGATCGAGGCTAGTCTAGCGCACAAAGAAAAAAATCAAATAAAAGAACACTACCAGCGCAAGATGGCAAAAGACGATGTGAGAGCCAAGCTGATGCAGTGGTATGGCGATCACCTTAACAGTATAGAAAATTTAGGAATTTAA
- a CDS encoding cytochrome c3 family protein: MKHKAFLALCASMLLCSFAFSAEALGAKITSLTDLNVTDELRAKHPLKPHHEKLSFTCLDCHEGQGNDASKFKSIGDKGCISCHGDKKKIAKRLEYMDLLKANPHNSVHDGPTLYCDECHNEHKKSTNMCTECHEHEVPQWMGVTP; this comes from the coding sequence ATGAAACATAAAGCGTTTCTCGCCTTGTGCGCGTCTATGCTACTATGCTCTTTTGCATTTAGCGCAGAAGCCTTAGGTGCAAAGATAACGTCTTTAACTGATCTTAACGTCACCGACGAGCTGCGAGCCAAACACCCTTTAAAGCCTCACCACGAAAAGCTAAGCTTCACCTGTCTTGATTGTCACGAAGGACAAGGAAACGACGCTAGTAAATTTAAATCTATTGGCGATAAAGGCTGTATATCCTGTCACGGCGACAAGAAAAAGATAGCTAAAAGACTAGAATACATGGATCTGCTAAAAGCAAATCCCCACAACTCGGTTCACGACGGCCCTACGCTATACTGCGACGAGTGCCACAACGAGCATAAAAAATCAACCAATATGTGCACGGAGTGCCACGAACACGAAGTTCCGCAATGGATGGGGGTAACGCCATGA